In the genome of Dyadobacter fermentans DSM 18053, the window TGCGGAACCGATCGTTTTTGATATCGCCGAAGAGGAGCGCAAAGGCAACAGCCCGGAATACATTTTGTTTTTCAAACAATTGGGCTTGAAGCAAGTGTACGCCTCGGCGCTGCGTGTGGGTGCGGAGAACCTCGGGACAATGTTCTTCCTCTCGGACTACCTCGATATCGCCCTGCTTAAAGGACTTTGTGCGCAGATTTCCACCGCGATTTCCAATATTCTGGCCAACGAAAAGATATTGGCTTACAAGCAGTTGCTCGAAATCGAGAACGACCAGCTCAAAGAACAGATCCGGACGATTTACAACTTTTCCGAAATCGTAGGAAGCGGACCCGAAATGCAGGAGGTTTACCACCTGATGTCGCTCGTGGCCGACTCGTCGTCGACGGTGCTGCTGCTCGGTGAAACGGGTACGGGCAAGGAACTGATCGCCCGGGCAATCCACAACACATCGCCCCGCAGGGACAGGCTGATGGTGAAGATCAACTGCGCCGCATTGCCGGCCAACCTGATCGAAAGCGAATTGTTCGGCCACGAAAAGGGCGCGTTCACCGGGGCGGTCGAGCGGCGGATCGGTAAATTCGAGCTGGCCCACAAAAGCACGCTTTTCCTGGACGAAATCGGTGAAATGCCGCTCGAAGCCCAGGTAAAGCTACTCCGCGTGTTGCAGGAAAAGGAATTGGAAAGAATAGGCGGGAAAACGACCGTGAAAGTGGATGTACGCATCATAGCAGCCACCAACCGCGACCTGGAAGAAGAAGTGCGCGCCGGGCGCTTTCGCTCCGACCTCTATTACCGGCTAAACGTGTTCCCGATCACATTGCCGCCTCTCCGCGACCGGCGCGACGACATTGTCCCGCTGGCGCATTTTTTTATGAACCGGTATAGTAAAAATTCCGGCCGAAAAGTGACGGGCATAGCGCCCGAAATCATCCGGGAACTGCTGGCATACTCCTGGCCGGGCAACGTCCGCGAGCTCGAACACCTCATTGAGCGCACGGTGCTGCTCACAAGGGATCATGTGATCCGGCAGATCCACCTTCCCAAAGAACGTGCGGCGGAAAAAGATTCGCCCGCATTGCCCAGCCAAACCCTTTCCGAAATGGAGCGCGCCTACATTATCGACGTGCTCAGGCAGTTTGAAGGTAAAATATCCGGAATGGACGGCGCTGCGGAATTCCTCGACATCCCGGCTACGACATTGCATTCGAAGATTAAAAAGCTTAAAATCTCCAAGTCGGATTACTACTGATCCCGAGCTGCTCATCGGTATTTAAGGACTAAATCAAAAGCGAACGCCCCGCATGATACGGGGCGTTCGTGTTCACCTTCCTATTCCTCATCGTCGAGGAGCTGCTCATTCATGCGCAGCGCGTCGTCCATGAACTCGCTTCCTTCGGAGGAATGGTCGTCATGGCGGTGGACCTGGGTAGTCAGCAGCTCGACTTCGTGCTTGTACTCGTCGCCGCCGTTGTCCTGCATCATTTGCACAAACAGGTTCATAGTCGTAAGTGATTTAGGTTAAAAAAATGGAATGGCTATGCAATGGTGGCCTTGAACCATTCGACAAAGCTGGTGGAGCCAATGCGCGCATCGCCGGCCGGGATGAGCATCACATCCGAGAGCAATGCGCCGAAGTAGCGGGCCTGGCTGTCGGTCACGACGGAACGCGTGTCGCCTTTGAGGTTCAAAAACTTCTGTACCAGCTCGGCCAGGCGGTAACGTTCCGGTCCGGCGATTTCGACAATGCCGTTATGCGGTGCGCCAGTGGCTACGTCGGTCACGGCCGAAGCCACGTCGTCGGATGAAATGGGTTGTACATAAGCTGCCGACAAGCGGACAATCTGACCCTGCGTGGCCGACTGTGCAATGCCGCCGAGGAACTCAAAAAACTGTGTCGAATGCACAATCGTGTAGGGAATGCCTGCTTCGGCGATCAGCTTTTCCTGCGCGATCTTGCCCCGGAAATATCCGCTTT includes:
- a CDS encoding sigma-54 interaction domain-containing protein; the encoded protein is MPDNLDLAERERMSFLLDFSQDIAAVRTKADLEAAISNALQRLLSTRLAMIRVIGDDGETLVPYLWDISLFSRVKGLFDQLTSRRTTVTDYFFAQVLASAEPIVFDIAEEERKGNSPEYILFFKQLGLKQVYASALRVGAENLGTMFFLSDYLDIALLKGLCAQISTAISNILANEKILAYKQLLEIENDQLKEQIRTIYNFSEIVGSGPEMQEVYHLMSLVADSSSTVLLLGETGTGKELIARAIHNTSPRRDRLMVKINCAALPANLIESELFGHEKGAFTGAVERRIGKFELAHKSTLFLDEIGEMPLEAQVKLLRVLQEKELERIGGKTTVKVDVRIIAATNRDLEEEVRAGRFRSDLYYRLNVFPITLPPLRDRRDDIVPLAHFFMNRYSKNSGRKVTGIAPEIIRELLAYSWPGNVRELEHLIERTVLLTRDHVIRQIHLPKERAAEKDSPALPSQTLSEMERAYIIDVLRQFEGKISGMDGAAEFLDIPATTLHSKIKKLKISKSDYY
- a CDS encoding SDR family oxidoreductase; translation: MKIVVIGGSGLIGSKVVNNLTSLGHEVIAGSPATGINTITGEGLAEALAGADIVIDVANSPSFEDQAVLDFFTTSGRNLLAAEKEAGVKHHIALSVVGTQLLSESGYFRGKIAQEKLIAEAGIPYTIVHSTQFFEFLGGIAQSATQGQIVRLSAAYVQPISSDDVASAVTDVATGAPHNGIVEIAGPERYRLAELVQKFLNLKGDTRSVVTDSQARYFGALLSDVMLIPAGDARIGSTSFVEWFKATIA